GCAAAATGTTTCAGGATGTTTTGAAGAAAAATGGTTGGACCCAACGAGAACTAGCAAAAGAATTCAATATCGGCAAAGATTTCGTGGGCAATTCCATACTTTATGCAGAAGCTGCTGAAAATGCAGTGTCTGACAGTGCGACAATATCGAAACTTTCAATAAGACAATTACACGCATATATGGCATTCCCACCTGAAATCCGCGATAAATGGATTACTGCAGGTGCCGACATAGACATTTTATCCGGCAATGCAAGAAAAATTAAAGGACTACAACGTGTTTTTGATGCTGGTTTAACAGACCTAATCGACGGTAGCACCTCACAAGGTTTTATGGATTCGATAGGCCCCGCAATCCTTTTTGTAGACGAAGAGGCTGCACTTTGTGTTGGAAAGGATGAAGCTTTTAGGGGGAAACTACGGGAGTATATGAAGTCTTGTGCTGAACACTCAAGGCGGTTTGCCTCTATTTTTGGACTTATTTATGACCAAAAGAAAAACCAATTTTTCATAACATCACAGGAGTTTGCGGGTGTGATTGAACATTGCCAAAGAGATGCGAAAGCTAGGGGAAGCTTATATTACTGTTATGAAGAAAACGTAAAGCCCGCTTTAATAGAAGTATTGCAAGGCAAAGGGATTGTAATTAATCCAAATGATTTGTCTTCTTCTTGGGACCAAATGAAACGTGAGATAAAAGAAAAAGCAATAGATTGCATTAAAAACTCCAGTCTTTCTGTAAGATGCAAATGGGCATTATATAAAATTCAATCTTCTGAAAAAGGACCGCATGTTCATGAGGCAATAATCGAAACGATTAAAGAAATGAAAGAGATATATAAAAGTGAAGATTCTTCTCCGACCGTATTATCTGTCGAACATCGTTTCGATAGACATATACAAATTATCGAGGAGCGAGAAGCAATCAGACAAATACCGGAGGAACAACTGGTTGACCGAATCATAGGTAACATGGAGCTTTATGCGGATGACACGGAAAACTATAAGCGTCT
The genomic region above belongs to bacterium and contains:
- a CDS encoding ParB/RepB/Spo0J family partition protein; translation: MKKLEMLPLGQIIPNSYNPNDMSEESFEELKKEIEHRGSPSKPIVVRKTDEQHYTIVDGEHEFTAVKELGYTEVLCEIVDIDETESMRQTYKRNLGGENNKVKLGKMFQDVLKKNGWTQRELAKEFNIGKDFVGNSILYAEAAENAVSDSATISKLSIRQLHAYMAFPPEIRDKWITAGADIDILSGNARKIKGLQRVFDAGLTDLIDGSTSQGFMDSIGPAILFVDEEAALCVGKDEAFRGKLREYMKSCAEHSRRFASIFGLIYDQKKNQFFITSQEFAGVIEHCQRDAKARGSLYYCYEENVKPALIEVLQGKGIVINPNDLSSSWDQMKREIKEKAIDCIKNSSLSVRCKWALYKIQSSEKGPHVHEAIIETIKEMKEIYKSEDSSPTVLSVEHRFDRHIQIIEEREAIRQIPEEQLVDRIIGNMELYADDTENYKRLAEILNKLTLSEKQLLERITSKFKGWDEIMKSAISGLQKAGLYKGR